The genomic stretch GATGCTCGTCGCGCGTACTTCGAATTCCTGAACCAAGCCGCATCGGCATCGGGCGGTGCCAGCTATGCCGGATACTTGACCCGAATTCGGGACGAAGCCCTCGCGACGTGCAGCGGCACCGAACGTAAGGCACTGGAAGGCTTGACTGGAGAAGACTTCAATCCGAAGCCTGACTTTGCGATCGTCGAACCGGTCGGCCCCGGTCGCAAGTGGACCGTGGAATCTGCGCTCGGCGCTAACCGCGGATCGAAAGACTTCCAACGTGGGCGTTCGTTGTTCTTCAGCGGCAAATGTGCCGCGTGTCACCGATTGCAGGGACTGGGCGGCGACATCGGCCCAGACTTGACCAGCGTTCGAAACAAGTTCGACGAAAAATATCTTGTCGAAGCGATCATCCACCCCAGCAAGCACATCTCCGATCAATACGGATCGTCGCGAGTGTTGACTGCCGATGGTCAAGTGCTGACGGGACTGGTCGTCACCAAAGACAACGGCGATCTGACCATCTATCCGATCGACGAGAACGCAAAGTCGGTTGAAGTGGCAGCCGACGATATCGAGTTGGTCGAGGAGTCGAAGATTTCCCAAATGCCCGAAGGCTTGATCGATCGGTTCAACGGCGACGAAGTCAAAGACCTGATCGGCTACATCATGGCCGGCGGCGATGCCGATGACGGCGTGTACACGAAGGGCAAGAAGTAGCCGCTTGGCATAGCCTGCGATGCTGCCGAACGGATTTCCCCAATTCGTAAGCGAATGGGCTTGCCAAAAGCAAGCCGTGCAGGATAATTCGTACAGTCGGTCACGAGTTTCGACGATTAGTTGAACCGTTGTACCGCTTCTTTTGCGAATCCATGGCCCGTCGCCAATCCTTTCACCGCTTTTTCTTGTTGGGTTCAAACCCCAAGAGATCGTGTTTTGCCGGTGGTCGGTTACTGGCGAATCTGGTTTTGCTGGCGGCTTTGGTTCAAGTCTTCCCCGCTAGCGTCGCATTTTCGAACGCAAGGGTAGCCGACAACGACTCCTGTGCGGTCGCCGTCGACGCTCACGAAATGCAGTCGTGGGTAACACAGCCCATCGGCCCCGCTCGGGTGATGCTTTCGGAATCCACGGATCCCGAGCATTCGCTGGGTGGTTTGGGAAGCTGGACCGTAGCTTCACCTTCGACGCCCACCTTGCGACTTTGCGAGAAACAGAACAGCGTTGGCATGGCTTGCCGACCTGTTTTGACACTCGTGGACATGAACGTGCGATTGCAGATCTAGGAACGCTTTGCGTTTCGATCGATCTCACTCCAAGTACGTTTTTTATCCTACGAAAGTCAAACCTATGTCTGCGCGCATCAAGTCAAACCAATCCAAGAAACAAGCGACCAACACCAGTCCCGTCGCCAGTAACCCCAACGCCTCGCCGCCAAAGCAATCCCTCAGCCCCGCACTGCAACGCGCCTTGGGATTGATCCAAAAGAACGACTACGCCGGCGCCGCGAATTCGCTGTCCGCCGCAGGACGCGATCCGCAAGTCCGCAACACGCTGGGCGTTTGCCTGATGCGGATGGGGCGGGTCGATGCAGCGGTGGACACGCTTCGATCGCTGGTGCTGATGCCGGGAACTTTGATCGAGCGCTGCGATGTCAGCAACGCAGCCAAACGCAATTTCGCGACTGCGCTACTGATGAAGGGACTCCCCAGCGGTGCCCTTTCCGTACTCGCCGAAATTCATGAACCGGAAAACCTGATGGCAATTCGGCTGCACGCGGCGATCAAGCAGTGGGAAAAGTCGCTGCCGTGGCTCCGCCGACTCGATTGGAAGATCAACGGAATCGAGCCCTCCCATTGTTGTGTACCACTTGATTTCGAGCCCGGTGAGTTTGATTTTGAGGTGAATCCCAAAAGTCCCATCAAGCCAGGAAAGTCCAGCAAAGGTTCTCTGAAGCTGGCTGCATAAGCAGTCTCGCCAAAGCATCACAACACAAAACGCGGCGCAATCCGATCTGCCAAATCAATGACTCATTGGCAGGTCGATTGTTGCCGCGTTTTTCTGTTCTGATATTGGTCACCGCTGTCCGCGCTGCGAACATCGATCCGTTGCCGACCATGCTTCTGATACATTGGCGAAGGAGTGTCACATCTGCACGCGACTCAATTGCCCGCCCGAAAATCCAGTCAGCGACACTGCGCGTAGGGACTCGAGTCATCCCGAATGCCATGAACTCACCTTCATTTCCACGAGAAATCCATGCAGTCGCCACTACCACTCCAAATCGAATCCATCGACACTCGACCCTGGTGGAGACAACTCACGTCTTATCACTGGTTTGTGTTTGTGATGGCAGCGCTTGCATGGCTGTTTGATTGCCTCGATCAACAAATTTTCATCCTCTTCCGCGATACGGCGCTCACGAATTTGATGCCCGAGGGCGCGAATGTGAAAACGTTTGGCGGTTATGCCACGTCAATCTTTGTGGCCGGCTGGGCTACGGGCGGACTGATCTTCGGTTCGTTAGGGGATCGGATCGGGCGAGCGAAGACGTTGACGATCACGGTATTGCTTTACTCCGTCTTCACAGGCTTGTCGGCATTGTCAACTTCGTGGATCGACTTCGCCATTTACCGATTCATCACCGGCTTGGGCGTCGGTGGCGTCTTCGGTTTAGCAGTCGCCCTGACCGCCGACACGCTGCCGACGGGCGCAAGAACGTGGGCGCTCGGCGTGCTACAAGCGTTGTCCGCGATTGGCAACGTGGCGGCTGGCTTGATCAGCATGTACATGGGCACGCTGATCTCTGCCGAACGGATCACGTCAGATCAAGCGTGGAAATATGCGTTCTTGATCGGCGCGATTCCGGCGTTTCTGTGTGTGTTCATTCAATTGCGATTGAAGGAACCGGAAAAGTGGGTCAAGGCTCGCGAGGCCGGACTTTTGACGGGTGCTAAGTTTGGTTCGTATGCGTCGTTACTTGGCCCCGGCCGATGGCGAAAGCCGGCTTTGTTGGGAATGCTGTTGTGCATTGCTGGCGTCATCGGACTTTGGGGAATTGGATTCTTTGCGCCCGAATTGGTCGGCGACGTCATTCAAACATCGTTGAAAGAGAAAGGGTTAAGCGATACCGAAATCGTTAGCCAAACGACGTACTATAAAGGACTCAACAGCATCATCCAAAACGTGGGCGCGTTCTTGGGCATGCTGTCGTTTGCGTACGTGGCGCAGCGAACCGGACGAAGGTTCGCTTTCGCCATCGCGTTCGTGGGCGCGTTCTTGGCCACCAATTTGTACTTCCGCATGTTCCAAGGTGTCGACCAGTTGTGGATGAGCGGCGTGATGGGCTTTTTCCAGTTGGCGTTGTTCGCGGGGTTCGCCATCTATTTGCCGGAACTGTTTCCGACGAGGCTGCGCAGTACCGGCACAAGCTTTTGTTACAACGTCGGCCGATTCTTGGCCGCCACAGGCCCCTTCACGCTTGGCATCTTGCAACAAAAATTGGGCGAATCGGCGATTGCCAACCTTCCGCAAACGGCTGACGCGGCGGCCCGCGCTGCGGCCCGTTTATCAGCATTCCGCGACGCGACCAGCTATGTCAGTCTGGTCTTCATCGTCGGCTTGGTCGTTGTCTATTTTCTTCCCGAGACAAAGGGACAACCGCTTCCCGAAGATGATTAAGAAGTCGCATTGGTCTGCGATGGGCTTCCCATTTCCTGCGGTGAATCGATTCGAAGCAACCGACGCAGCATCGGTGCCGTGATCAACGTGGTCGCGATCGCCATCACGACCATCATGCAGAAAACGGAATCGGGAATGACGCCAAGATCACGGCCGATGTTCACCGCAATCAATCCCATCAGCGCTCGAGTGTTCATCATGATGGCCACGCTTGCGCTGTCTCGCCACGTCAGTCCGCCCATACGTGCTGCGACACCGCAACCGACGACTTTACCCACCGTTGCGACGATCACGACCAGCCCGCACACCACCCATAAGAACATCGAGTCAAGCGTACCGATATTCGTGCGAAGTCCGGTATAGGTAAAGAACACGGGCAGAAAGAAGACGGTCACGAATTCTTCCAACCGAACACGAATGGCCGTTTGCAACGCGTGCTGATCACACAACGATGCGCCCAGCACGAACGGACCGAAGATCGAAAAAATCCCGATCCAGTTTGTAAAAACAGCCGACGCCAGGACCAGCAACAACACCACCGAAAACGGAACCAGTGGTAATGCTCCGCCGTGCCGCGTCAACACGCTTTGGCTCCATCGAACGACGATTGGTCGGACGACGAAGAAAACAGTCGCGATAAATATCGCCGTGCAACCCAACATCTGTAGCAGCGGCATCAGAGCAAACGAACCGTGCACTGCGGCGCTGACCGCGGCCAACAACATCCAACCAATTGCGTCGTCAATCGCGGCAGCCGAAATCGTTAGCACGCCCAGTGGCGTCTGTGTGATTCTAAATTCCATCATGATGCGTCCCAGTATCGGGATCGCCGTGATCGAAAGAGCCGTCGCGGTAAACAGAATGAATCCGGGCCGACTGTATTCCGCGGCGACTTCGGAATGAATGCAGTACGCCAAGAACGCCCCCAAACCGAACGGCAACACAATCCCAGCGAGCGCAACGCCTGCCGCGGTGCGGCCGATCGTTCGCAGGTGACCGAAGTCGAATTCCAGACCCACAATGAACATCAAAAAAATCAGTCCCAGTTGGCCCAGAACCATGAATATTTCGGAGGTTTCGCTTGGAAAGGTCTGCGCCGATAGCTGGGGACTCAGACGCCCGAAACACGACGGACCAAGCAGCAGACCGGCGGCGATCTCACCGACGACTTGCGGCTGCCCCCACCATCGAAAGATCCAACCGCCCACACGTGCCGCTGCAATGATGATGATCAGTTGCAGAATCACCTGCAGCAGCAACGATTCGCTGTTCAAGTTGCCCAAAAACATAGGAGAGCTGAACCGTAATAGGGATGTCGTTTATGTGATGTATCGCCACTCGCGTCATTGTGTTGCCGGGCAAAGTGTCCCTTTGATCAGAATGGCCAAAACATTGGAATCAAAACCACCGCGACGCACCCAAGGATCACATTAAGCGGAGCTCCTATTCGCAAGTAGTCGGTGAAGCGATAGCCGCCTGGCCCGTAAACCATCATGTTCGTTTGATAGCCGATCGGAGTCATGAAGCTGGCAGATGCCGCGAGCGTCAGTCCGATCAAAAACGGACGTGCGTCCACGCCGTACAACCGCGCCAGCTCAATGCAAAACGGAAACAGCAGCACCGCCGCAGCGTTGTTGGTAATCACTTCCGTCAAGAGCGATGCGAAACAGTAGAGAATCGCGAGTGCGGCCAGCGGTCCAAGCGACCCGGTGGCGCCGACGATGCCGTTGGCAATGGTCGTTGCGGCTCCGGAATTCTGCATTGCCGCGCCGACGCCGAACGAGGCAGCAATCGCAATCAGCAATTGCCACTCGATACTTTGCCGCGCACCGTCGGATGACAGACATCGCAACGCGACCATCGACACAGCCGCCAAAGCGGTGGCAATCGCAATCGGGACGATACCGGTCGTCATCAAAACCATCAGCACCGCAAAGACGGCAACCGCGATCCGCGCCCGCTCGCGGCGCAGCGGACGCCACTGGTCGACCATGCTGACCATATAAAACGCCGGATCGTGGCGGTGCAATTGCACAAAGTCTGGCCGAGTTTGCAACAACAACGTGTCACCGGGCTGCAGAATGATATCACCCAACTTTCCTTCGATACGTTTTCCGAACCGATGAACCGCAAGCACGACGGCGCCAAATCGAGACCGGAACCCGGCGTCTCGGATCGACGTGCCATTCAGCGACGAGTTTTGCGACACCACGACTTCGCACATCCGTCGATCGCGTTTCTCGCTTGCCGACAATTCGGCATTCGAGTCCACGACGGGAACCAAACCGCTGATCTTCTCAAGCTCGATAATACCGCTTACGACCCCTGCAAAGATAAGGTGATCACCGGCTTCGATTCGGTCCTCTGGACGTACCGGTGTGATCGTTTCAGTTCCTCGCTCGATTTCGATCAGGAACAGTGCTGGCAATTGCCGCAGACCACCCGCTTCGACCGATTTGCCACTCAATCGACAGTTCGCCTCGACGCTCATTTCGATCAAATAGTCTCGTCGCGATTCGCCGAATCGCTCCATCAACTCGGCCCGTTCGGGCAACAATTTTCCGCCAAGGAAGTATAGATAGAACGCACCCACGATCGCGTAGGGAACGCCCACCTTGCCGAGTTCCAACAGGCTCATGCCGGGCATTCCGTTTTCGACCATCAATCCATTGACGACCAAGTTGGTGGAAGTGCCGATCACCGTGCAGGTCCCACCGAGGATCGTCAGATACGACAAGGGGATCAGCAACTTGGACGGCGAGACCCCGTTGCGGCGGCACCAATCCATGACGATGGGCACAAACATTGCCACGATCGGTGTATTGTTCAGTAGCGCCGACATCGGCATGACCACCATCGACAATCGGAGCAGCGCATTGCGTTGTGTCTTTGCTTTTCCAAGAACATGGTGTCCGACTTGATCGAGCACTCCGGTTTCGCGCAGCCCTGCAACGACGACGAACAAAAAGGCGACCGTCAGAACTCCCGAGTTGCTAAATCCAGAGAACGCTTCTTCGGGCGAAATGATACCCGCTGCCGCAAATAATGCTGTCGCTGCAACGAACAAGATATCCGTCGGAGCGAGGTTCTTCATCAACGCAACAAGCAGCAACCCAACGACGCTGAGCGTGAACCAACCTTCGTAGCTCATGGGCTTGCGATATTCTCGCCCCTATCCTTTGCTGCATCACGACTTCGCCAAGCAAGGTACGAAACGACGATGCAAACCAGTGGAAATACAACAAAAACGAAGCCCCACTTGGCCGTTGTCGCCCACGGCAACAACTGTGACGCAGCAATCAAGATTGTCGTGTAGCTGACGTAGAGCAAGAACATCACGACACCTTCGGCGCGACTGACGGTTGCCTGACTGATGAAGATTGGCCAGCACAGCAATGCGGTCAACACCATCACGCTGCCATCGAACCAAAGAACGTCCGGCGAAACAGGGACTCCGGATTTCGACACGATCGAGGCTGTCGCCAACACCATCAGCAAGTTGAAGACGTTGCTGCCGACCACGTTTCCGACCGCAATGTCGCGCTGTCCCTTGATCGCAGCGACGATCGACGTTGCCAACTCTGGAAGCGAAGTTCCTGCTGCAACGATCGTCAGTCCGATCACGATGTCGCTGACGCCCCATGACCGAGCAATCGTCGTCGCCGAATCCACCAACAACTTGGCTCCCCAAACGAGCAACGCCAGACCAGCGAACAACAGAACGACATTGAGCACCAACGTCCGCAACGACGGCTTGGTGGACGCGTCTAGCGGATCGATGTTCTTTTGAGATTCCCGTCGACCAGCACGAATCAGCCATCCGGTGTAAAGCACGAACGCCAGCAACATGCACGCGCCTTCCCATCGCTCGATCACGCCATTGAGAGCGGCCAGCCAAGCCAAGACCGAAACCGCGATCATGATTGGCACGTCCAACCGGACAAGCTGGGACGAGACCGACAGGGGAACGATCGCGGCCGAGAGACCCAAAATCAACAGCACGTTAAAGATATTGCTGCCGACCACATTCCCCAGTGCGATCGCCGAGTCGCCTTTGAGACTCGATACCGCGGACACGGCTAACTCCGGCGCACTGGTCCCGAACGCCACCACCGTCAGACCGATGACCAAGGGTGAGATTTTCGCAACCTCTGCCAGGCTGACCGCTCCTCGAACCAGCAACTCGGCTCCGACGACAAGAATCACCAAACCAAGCAACAGAGAAAGGTAGACCATGAAGCGGTAAAAATAACCTCGATCGGAGTTTGAATTTCGAATGGAAAGATCAGTTTAGTAACTGTTGTTGGCCTGGATAGCTGGCATCACGTTGAAACAGACCGTTCGTTCTTCCCGTTGTGACCGGCCATCTGCCCGTCCGATCCGCCGTCCCGCCCAGACTTTTTTCGCCGTGAAACACAATCGGTGTAGAGCCGTTTCGGGAAACTTCGTATGGGTGACGTCGCCGATGTGCGCTGCGGCAGGAAGTTGTCCCGTGGCGCCACGTTTCCGATGCTCTTACACCCAGGCAGCGGTCAACGATGACCCAACCAACCAATCGATGCCCCGATCAGGCGATCTGCGAATTTGACCCGCGTTTGCGTCCAAGGCGTGAACCGGCAATCGGCCGATTCTGGTTCGCCAAGAGCATGCTCGTGCTGCTGGCGCTAGCATGTTCGTCGACGAGCAACCGCTGCGCCGCTCAATACTCGACGATTCAGTATCCGAGCGTCCAATATCCGACCTCGCAGCCTGTGATCACGAGCTATCCCAGTTCCTCGTACCCAACATCTTCGTACCCAACATCTTCGTACCCAACATCTTCGTACCCCAGCTCGTCGTATCCAGTCGTTTCGTATCCAGGCTCACAGCCGGTGATCACCAGCTATCCCAGTTCAACCTATCCCGCCGCCCAGTCGTATCCCACGGCTTCGTCGGTCATCAGCCAACCGATCCGCTCGTCGGTCGTGACGCACCCCACCCGCGTCTGGTCAGATTCCGGCAATACGGCTTCGACATCGACGGTATCCGAATCGCCCATCGACGCATCGCAATCGACCAACCGTCAACGCGACGATGATCGCGACTTAGCCCAAAACCCGCTGACACGATTGGCAAGTACACGAGACTACGACTCGCCGCGTTATGACTCCCAGCGCCGTGATCGCTACTCGCACATGAACGAGTCCCGACCTTGGCCGGTCGAACCGCCCTCGCCCTACGGTTCATCGCAAATCGAATCGGCGCGGCAAAGCGAGGCACGATTTCGCAGCATCGCGCAGTCCACGTCACCGACGACGGCCACCGTCGCCGATGAGAACGCAGACTTGGCCCAGCAGTGGATCGACCTAGCGACGGCATACAACAACTTGTCGCAGCGGGTCGATGAAGCCAACACTCAACTGCGATCCACTCAGCGAGACTTCGACGATGTGAACTCGAAGATCACACACTATGGCCTGACGCCAACGGTGGGGCTGTTGCTTCGTCACAAGAAAGAGCAACTCGACCTTTGGCAGGTCCAGGATTCACAAACGCTTTACACCAGTTCCGAACTCGGACGGTCGCGGCAAAAACAACTCGAACTGGAAATGGTTCGCCATGACGGCAGCGACCCGACCGGACAAGCCAAGGAAATCCTGACCAGTGCGGGGCTGCACGCCAACAACCCCGAACGCAGTACGCTGTCGGCACAGATCCAAAACTTGCTGGACCAGCGGCGCAGTTGGCTGTCGTCTTTGCAACAGGGCTACCAAGACTATCAACACAAACTCAGCGAGCTCGATTCGGCCAGCACCGAATCGGCAAAGTTGACCGATGAATATCGACAACTGATCGATCGACACGTCACTTGGATTCGCAGCGGCGACCCGCTTGCGTTTCGAGATCTGCGGAACTTGAAAAGCGGCATCGCGGCCCTGTTCGATTCACGACGCAGTCAAGACTTCGGCTATTCCTTCGGCCAAAAGTGGGAAGCCAACCCCGTCAGCGGCATCGGACTGATCGCGACGATTTTGGTCGTCATCCTGGTTCGACTGTTCGCGCGATCATGGTTGGTCAGCATCGGCAACCGCAAGAAGATGAAGGATGCGAGTGACAATTCCCGCAAAGTTGTTGCCGGTCTTTTGACGACGCTGCTGGCATCGCTGTACCCGTACATGCTGTATGCGATCGGAAACTGGTTGAGCACCGGTGTCGTATCGGAATCAACGCTGCACGCTGCAAGTGGTTTCTTTGCTGCCAGTTTGGTGGCGTTGGGCGTCGAGGTTCCGCGGCAATTGCTTCGCACATCGGGATACATCGACAAGCACGTCGATATCACACTACCCGGACGCGAACGCGCCTTCACGTATTTGACCCTGATCGGTTTCGGATTGGTTTTAGCGGCCTACGTTGTGACGCTGATGGGGCTGATCGATCGAGGCATGTGGCGAGACTCGGTCGCCCGATTCGGGTTCATTGCCGCGTTATCGTTGGTTGCTTGGACCGCCCACCGGGCACTGCGACCCAACGGCGGATACCTGGAACCGTTGATCGCCAAGTTTGGCGGCAAAGTGATTCATCGAGTTCGATACGTGCTGTACATCGCCGGCATTGGGTTTCCGTTGGCGATGATCGCCCTTTCGTCGCTAGGCTATGGCTTCACCGCGAATGAGTTGATCAAGCGAGCCATCATCACGATGTCGGCCCTATCGATCGCCGCAACCGTTTGGGCGGGTGTCAAGATCGTGTCGGCTCATCTGTGGCAAATGCTGACCGGATCAACGCCTCCGCCGCCTAAGCACGATGCTTACGGCCCGATCGACGCGCCGAACGAATCCGAAGTGGGCATCCTGGGCGAACACTTCTTGGAACTCAAACATCACCTAGCGTTCCTTTGTCAGTGCGCGCTGGTTCTGGGCGCGATCGCGTGCATCGGATGGATGTGGTTGGACGTTTTCCCGAACGCTCGAATGGGAAACCCGGTTGTTTGGACGATCCAAGACACGATCACCGAAACGTCGCTGGATGCAACGGGCGACACCATCACCAATACGATTGTTACGCCACGACCGGTGACAGCCTTTCACTTGTTGTTGGCCGTGGGAACTCTGTTCATTGCGTTTCAAGTTGCCAAACTGTTGCCGGCGTTGTTCGACGCCTTGGTACTGCAACGAGTCTCGTTCGACGAAGGCATGGAACACTTTACGTTGGTGATGGGCCGGTGCCTATTGTTCGGAATCGGATGCTTGATCGCGTGTACATTGATCGGTGTTCGTTGGCAAACGATCCAGTGGCTTGCCGTCGGGTTGATGGTTGGACTTGGATTCGGATTGCAGGATATGGTCCGCAACCTTTTCGGCGGCTTGATCGTGTTATTCGAAAAACCCGCGCGACTGGGCGACTTCATCTCCGTCGGCAAAGTGACCGGACGCGTCGCGGCGCAGAAATTTCGCACCACGGTGCTGTCGGACGACGACGGTCGTGAAGTGATCGTGCCCAACAAAAACTTTGTCAGCGAAGAAGTCGTCAATTGGATGGGCGCAGGTCGGTTGAGTGTGATTCCGATCGAAGTCGCCGTCACGCGAGACGAACGCCCCGCCGACATCTGCCGCACGCTTCAGGAATTGATCATCGACCAACCCGATGTGCTGCTAACACCGGCCCCTCAGGCCACATTGGTGTGTGTCGGCAAACGGTCCCAGCGCATTGAACTTCGTGCTTGGATCGAAGACGGGAGCGATGCCTCGCGATTCCGCGACAGCCTGCTGACAACGGTTCGGAGATTCTTGGACCAGAAAAAGTGGCTAGCCAGTGTCCAGCCCTCGCAACCATCGATGCGAGACCTGGAAAACAGCGACTCACATGGTTCTCGCCGTTCGCCGATCGGGGGCAACCGAAAACGTTCCGCCTAGGAACGACGCTGTTGATGCCGATTGGTTAGACTGATCCTTGACCCATTTACCTTGGTTGAGGACGTGCCGTGTATCGACTTTTTGCTTTAGCGTATTTGACATTCTCAGTTGTCACGGGCGCATCGGCCCAGCAGCCGAACATCGTTTTCATGATCGCCGACGATTGCACGTTTCGTGACATCGGATGCTATGGCGGCCAGGCGTATACGCCGAATATCGACAAACTGGCCGGCGAAGGCATGCGGTTCACAAGGTGTTTCCAATCGGCGCCAATGTGTTCGCCGACGCGACACAACATTTACACCGGTCTGTATCCCGTCACTAGCGGCGCGTATCCCAATCACACGCGTGTCGAACCGGGTATCAAGACCGTTGCCACCTACATGAAAGATCTCGGCTATCGCGTGGCCCATAGCGGAAAGGGACACGTGGGACCGGCAACCGCGTTCGACTGGGAAGAGATCCCAGGCAAATCGAATCCCGATTTTGACAAAGTCGATCAGTTCGTCGGCCAATGCGCGGATTCGAAAACGCCGTTTTGTTTGATGTTGTGTTCAAACGAACCGCACACACCTTGGAACAAGGGCGACGCCTCGCGATATCCGCCGGAACGAATTAAGCTGCCACCGTATTTCGTCGACACACCGGAGACTCGCCAGGGTATGTCGAACTACTTGGCCGAGATCACTTACTATGACGGTCAAGTCGGTGAAGCGATCGATGTGATTGACAAACACGGGTT from Rubripirellula tenax encodes the following:
- a CDS encoding tetratricopeptide repeat protein is translated as MSARIKSNQSKKQATNTSPVASNPNASPPKQSLSPALQRALGLIQKNDYAGAANSLSAAGRDPQVRNTLGVCLMRMGRVDAAVDTLRSLVLMPGTLIERCDVSNAAKRNFATALLMKGLPSGALSVLAEIHEPENLMAIRLHAAIKQWEKSLPWLRRLDWKINGIEPSHCCVPLDFEPGEFDFEVNPKSPIKPGKSSKGSLKLAA
- a CDS encoding MFS transporter, with amino-acid sequence MQSPLPLQIESIDTRPWWRQLTSYHWFVFVMAALAWLFDCLDQQIFILFRDTALTNLMPEGANVKTFGGYATSIFVAGWATGGLIFGSLGDRIGRAKTLTITVLLYSVFTGLSALSTSWIDFAIYRFITGLGVGGVFGLAVALTADTLPTGARTWALGVLQALSAIGNVAAGLISMYMGTLISAERITSDQAWKYAFLIGAIPAFLCVFIQLRLKEPEKWVKAREAGLLTGAKFGSYASLLGPGRWRKPALLGMLLCIAGVIGLWGIGFFAPELVGDVIQTSLKEKGLSDTEIVSQTTYYKGLNSIIQNVGAFLGMLSFAYVAQRTGRRFAFAIAFVGAFLATNLYFRMFQGVDQLWMSGVMGFFQLALFAGFAIYLPELFPTRLRSTGTSFCYNVGRFLAATGPFTLGILQQKLGESAIANLPQTADAAARAAARLSAFRDATSYVSLVFIVGLVVVYFLPETKGQPLPEDD
- a CDS encoding cation:proton antiporter — protein: MFLGNLNSESLLLQVILQLIIIIAAARVGGWIFRWWGQPQVVGEIAAGLLLGPSCFGRLSPQLSAQTFPSETSEIFMVLGQLGLIFLMFIVGLEFDFGHLRTIGRTAAGVALAGIVLPFGLGAFLAYCIHSEVAAEYSRPGFILFTATALSITAIPILGRIMMEFRITQTPLGVLTISAAAIDDAIGWMLLAAVSAAVHGSFALMPLLQMLGCTAIFIATVFFVVRPIVVRWSQSVLTRHGGALPLVPFSVVLLLVLASAVFTNWIGIFSIFGPFVLGASLCDQHALQTAIRVRLEEFVTVFFLPVFFTYTGLRTNIGTLDSMFLWVVCGLVVIVATVGKVVGCGVAARMGGLTWRDSASVAIMMNTRALMGLIAVNIGRDLGVIPDSVFCMMVVMAIATTLITAPMLRRLLRIDSPQEMGSPSQTNATS
- a CDS encoding SLC13 family permease, producing the protein MSYEGWFTLSVVGLLLVALMKNLAPTDILFVAATALFAAAGIISPEEAFSGFSNSGVLTVAFLFVVVAGLRETGVLDQVGHHVLGKAKTQRNALLRLSMVVMPMSALLNNTPIVAMFVPIVMDWCRRNGVSPSKLLIPLSYLTILGGTCTVIGTSTNLVVNGLMVENGMPGMSLLELGKVGVPYAIVGAFYLYFLGGKLLPERAELMERFGESRRDYLIEMSVEANCRLSGKSVEAGGLRQLPALFLIEIERGTETITPVRPEDRIEAGDHLIFAGVVSGIIELEKISGLVPVVDSNAELSASEKRDRRMCEVVVSQNSSLNGTSIRDAGFRSRFGAVVLAVHRFGKRIEGKLGDIILQPGDTLLLQTRPDFVQLHRHDPAFYMVSMVDQWRPLRRERARIAVAVFAVLMVLMTTGIVPIAIATALAAVSMVALRCLSSDGARQSIEWQLLIAIAASFGVGAAMQNSGAATTIANGIVGATGSLGPLAALAILYCFASLLTEVITNNAAAVLLFPFCIELARLYGVDARPFLIGLTLAASASFMTPIGYQTNMMVYGPGGYRFTDYLRIGAPLNVILGCVAVVLIPMFWPF
- a CDS encoding calcium/sodium antiporter; translated protein: MVYLSLLLGLVILVVGAELLVRGAVSLAEVAKISPLVIGLTVVAFGTSAPELAVSAVSSLKGDSAIALGNVVGSNIFNVLLILGLSAAIVPLSVSSQLVRLDVPIMIAVSVLAWLAALNGVIERWEGACMLLAFVLYTGWLIRAGRRESQKNIDPLDASTKPSLRTLVLNVVLLFAGLALLVWGAKLLVDSATTIARSWGVSDIVIGLTIVAAGTSLPELATSIVAAIKGQRDIAVGNVVGSNVFNLLMVLATASIVSKSGVPVSPDVLWFDGSVMVLTALLCWPIFISQATVSRAEGVVMFLLYVSYTTILIAASQLLPWATTAKWGFVFVVFPLVCIVVSYLAWRSRDAAKDRGENIASP
- a CDS encoding mechanosensitive ion channel domain-containing protein gives rise to the protein MTQPTNRCPDQAICEFDPRLRPRREPAIGRFWFAKSMLVLLALACSSTSNRCAAQYSTIQYPSVQYPTSQPVITSYPSSSYPTSSYPTSSYPTSSYPSSSYPVVSYPGSQPVITSYPSSTYPAAQSYPTASSVISQPIRSSVVTHPTRVWSDSGNTASTSTVSESPIDASQSTNRQRDDDRDLAQNPLTRLASTRDYDSPRYDSQRRDRYSHMNESRPWPVEPPSPYGSSQIESARQSEARFRSIAQSTSPTTATVADENADLAQQWIDLATAYNNLSQRVDEANTQLRSTQRDFDDVNSKITHYGLTPTVGLLLRHKKEQLDLWQVQDSQTLYTSSELGRSRQKQLELEMVRHDGSDPTGQAKEILTSAGLHANNPERSTLSAQIQNLLDQRRSWLSSLQQGYQDYQHKLSELDSASTESAKLTDEYRQLIDRHVTWIRSGDPLAFRDLRNLKSGIAALFDSRRSQDFGYSFGQKWEANPVSGIGLIATILVVILVRLFARSWLVSIGNRKKMKDASDNSRKVVAGLLTTLLASLYPYMLYAIGNWLSTGVVSESTLHAASGFFAASLVALGVEVPRQLLRTSGYIDKHVDITLPGRERAFTYLTLIGFGLVLAAYVVTLMGLIDRGMWRDSVARFGFIAALSLVAWTAHRALRPNGGYLEPLIAKFGGKVIHRVRYVLYIAGIGFPLAMIALSSLGYGFTANELIKRAIITMSALSIAATVWAGVKIVSAHLWQMLTGSTPPPPKHDAYGPIDAPNESEVGILGEHFLELKHHLAFLCQCALVLGAIACIGWMWLDVFPNARMGNPVVWTIQDTITETSLDATGDTITNTIVTPRPVTAFHLLLAVGTLFIAFQVAKLLPALFDALVLQRVSFDEGMEHFTLVMGRCLLFGIGCLIACTLIGVRWQTIQWLAVGLMVGLGFGLQDMVRNLFGGLIVLFEKPARLGDFISVGKVTGRVAAQKFRTTVLSDDDGREVIVPNKNFVSEEVVNWMGAGRLSVIPIEVAVTRDERPADICRTLQELIIDQPDVLLTPAPQATLVCVGKRSQRIELRAWIEDGSDASRFRDSLLTTVRRFLDQKKWLASVQPSQPSMRDLENSDSHGSRRSPIGGNRKRSA